One stretch of Gadus macrocephalus chromosome 12, ASM3116895v1 DNA includes these proteins:
- the mfsd8l1 gene encoding uncharacterized protein mfsd8l1 isoform X1 encodes MDYRKKKRLTYFTIGLIFLFSGIEYAVILPTIWKYLQTLDAAPYFLGLALSAFSLSGLLSGPLFGHLSDKTRTTKKIILFANCFEIIGNFMYFMGFSKWLLLASRLVAGVGTGAGSAIFGFLSRSTAPEDRASVFAAAMACRQAGLLIGPAFNLFLRLCDFKIGPFVVNKFTAPGLFMCLMWILLQLAVVFMYWDLPPQEKGGPAKGVASGAREDVEGETRRGRGPSLPGQPEEGSQEEEEEEETDESKPLMTSNELQGSYGAVVTPDPAGGPVTNGDLARPSESPEPEESAGPFSRFNLSREFLREEVIVLLAAQFITLFNQTALETMVTPLTQKYFDFGELENSVMYCVCGVEVIAGFLFVHWLSRRAKERVVLAVGLAICNISSVWCLIFLANPIGDFPYQLTEFIIGVFLQVLGLPFVAVAQVSLFSKVTSEKTQGFSQGVRRSVGGLATILGPLWAGGLTENMYIMLGVIMALLLLLTIMMGFSYDRLVHPAATEHAEDNSDEHE; translated from the exons ATGGACTATCGGAAGAAGAAGAGGTTGACTTACTTCACCATTGGACTCATCTTCCTCTTCAGTGGCATTGAGTATG CCGTGATATTACCCACGATATGGAAGTACCTGCAGACACTGGATGCGGCCCCCTACTTCCTGGGTCTGGCCCTATCAGCGTTCAGCCTGAGCGGCCTGCTCTCTGGGCCCTTGTTTGGCCACCTGTCCGACAAGACGCGGACCACCAAGAAGATCATCCTGTTCGCCAATTGCTTCGAGATTATTG GTAACTTCATGTACTTCATGGGCTTCTCCAAGTGGCTTCTGCTGGCAAGCCGTCTGGTGGCAG GGGTCGGCACGGGGGCCGGGTCGGCCATCTTTGGTTTCCTCAGCAGAAGCACCGCTCCAGAGGACCGCGCCTCAGTGTTCGCCGCCGCCATGGCATGTCGGCAAGCGGGCCTTCTCATTG GTCCTGCCTTCAACCTGTTCCTGCGGTTGTGTGACTTCAAAATCGGTCCCTTCGTGGTCAATAAATTCACTGCACCTGGG ctCTTCATGTGCCTGATGTGGATCCTGCTCCAGCTGGCCGTGGTCTTCATGTACTGGGACCTCCCGCCCCAAGAGAAGGGGGGGCCCGCGAAGGGCGTGGCGAGCGGCGCCCGGGAGGACGTGGAAGGCGAGacgcggcgggggcggggaccGTCGTTGCCGGGGCAACCGGAAGAGGggtcccaggaggaggaggaggaggaggagacggacgaGAGCAAGCCGCTGATGACGTCCAATGAGCTGCAGGGGTCGTACGGAGCGGTGGTCACCCCCGACCCGGCCGGGGGCCCCGTTACCAACGGCGACCTCGCTCGCCCGTCCGAGTCCCCGGAGCCGGAGGAGTCGGCCGGACCCTTCTCGAGGTTCAACCTCAGCAGAG AGTTTCTGAGGGAAGAGGTGATCGTTCTGCTGGCTGCTCAGTTCATCACTCTATTCAATCAGACAGCactggag ACCATGGTCACCCCGCTGACCCAGAAGTACTTTGACTTCGGCGAGCTGGAGAACAGCGTGATGTACTGCGTGTGTGGCGTGGAGGTGATCGCCGGCTTCCTGTTTGTGCACTGGCTGAGCCGGCGCGCCAAGGAGCGAGTGGTGCTAGCCGTGGGCCTGGCCATCTGCAACATCAGCTCCGTCTGGTGCCTCATCTTCCTGGCCAACCCCATCG GTGATTTCCCCTATCAGCTGACGGAGTTTATCATCGGCGTGTTCCTGCAGGTCCTGGGCTTGCCCTTCGTTGCAGTGGCCCAAGTGTCTCTCTTCTCCAAAGTCACGTCTGAAAAAACACAAG GTTTCAGCCAGGGGGTCCGGCGCTCAGTGGGGGGTCTAGCCACCATCCTGGGGCCCCTTTGGGCCGGGGGTCTCACTGAGAACATGTAcatcatgcttggtgtcatcatggctctgttgctgctgctgacg ATCATGATGGGGTTCTCCTATGACCGGCTGGTGCATCCCGCTGCTACTGAGCATGCTGAAGATAACAGTGACGAGCATGAATAA
- the mfsd8l1 gene encoding uncharacterized protein mfsd8l1 isoform X2 has product MDYRKKKRLTYFTIGLIFLFSGIEYAVILPTIWKYLQTLDAAPYFLGLALSAFSLSGLLSGPLFGHLSDKTRTTKKIILFANCFEIIGNFMYFMGFSKWLLLASRLVAGVGTGAGSAIFGFLSRSTAPEDRASVFAAAMACRQAGLLIGPAFNLFLRLCDFKIGPFVVNKFTAPGLFMCLMWILLQLAVVFMYWDLPPQEKGGPAKGVASGAREDVEGETRRGRGPSLPGQPEEGSQEEEEEEETDESKPLMTSNELQGSYGAVVTPDPAGGPVTNGDLARPSESPEPEESAGPFSRFNLSREFLREEVIVLLAAQFITLFNQTALETMVTPLTQKYFDFGELENSVMYCVCGVEVIAGFLFVHWLSRRAKERVVLAVGLAICNISSVWCLIFLANPIGDFPYQLTEFIIGVFLQVLGLPFVAVAQVSLFSKVTSEKTQGFSQGVRRSVGGLATILGPLWAGGLTENMYIMLGVIMALLLLLTR; this is encoded by the exons ATGGACTATCGGAAGAAGAAGAGGTTGACTTACTTCACCATTGGACTCATCTTCCTCTTCAGTGGCATTGAGTATG CCGTGATATTACCCACGATATGGAAGTACCTGCAGACACTGGATGCGGCCCCCTACTTCCTGGGTCTGGCCCTATCAGCGTTCAGCCTGAGCGGCCTGCTCTCTGGGCCCTTGTTTGGCCACCTGTCCGACAAGACGCGGACCACCAAGAAGATCATCCTGTTCGCCAATTGCTTCGAGATTATTG GTAACTTCATGTACTTCATGGGCTTCTCCAAGTGGCTTCTGCTGGCAAGCCGTCTGGTGGCAG GGGTCGGCACGGGGGCCGGGTCGGCCATCTTTGGTTTCCTCAGCAGAAGCACCGCTCCAGAGGACCGCGCCTCAGTGTTCGCCGCCGCCATGGCATGTCGGCAAGCGGGCCTTCTCATTG GTCCTGCCTTCAACCTGTTCCTGCGGTTGTGTGACTTCAAAATCGGTCCCTTCGTGGTCAATAAATTCACTGCACCTGGG ctCTTCATGTGCCTGATGTGGATCCTGCTCCAGCTGGCCGTGGTCTTCATGTACTGGGACCTCCCGCCCCAAGAGAAGGGGGGGCCCGCGAAGGGCGTGGCGAGCGGCGCCCGGGAGGACGTGGAAGGCGAGacgcggcgggggcggggaccGTCGTTGCCGGGGCAACCGGAAGAGGggtcccaggaggaggaggaggaggaggagacggacgaGAGCAAGCCGCTGATGACGTCCAATGAGCTGCAGGGGTCGTACGGAGCGGTGGTCACCCCCGACCCGGCCGGGGGCCCCGTTACCAACGGCGACCTCGCTCGCCCGTCCGAGTCCCCGGAGCCGGAGGAGTCGGCCGGACCCTTCTCGAGGTTCAACCTCAGCAGAG AGTTTCTGAGGGAAGAGGTGATCGTTCTGCTGGCTGCTCAGTTCATCACTCTATTCAATCAGACAGCactggag ACCATGGTCACCCCGCTGACCCAGAAGTACTTTGACTTCGGCGAGCTGGAGAACAGCGTGATGTACTGCGTGTGTGGCGTGGAGGTGATCGCCGGCTTCCTGTTTGTGCACTGGCTGAGCCGGCGCGCCAAGGAGCGAGTGGTGCTAGCCGTGGGCCTGGCCATCTGCAACATCAGCTCCGTCTGGTGCCTCATCTTCCTGGCCAACCCCATCG GTGATTTCCCCTATCAGCTGACGGAGTTTATCATCGGCGTGTTCCTGCAGGTCCTGGGCTTGCCCTTCGTTGCAGTGGCCCAAGTGTCTCTCTTCTCCAAAGTCACGTCTGAAAAAACACAAG GTTTCAGCCAGGGGGTCCGGCGCTCAGTGGGGGGTCTAGCCACCATCCTGGGGCCCCTTTGGGCCGGGGGTCTCACTGAGAACATGTAcatcatgcttggtgtcatcatggctctgttgctgctgctgacg CGTTGA
- the polr2h gene encoding DNA-directed RNA polymerases I, II, and III subunit RPABC3: MAGILFEDIFDVKDIDPDGKKFDRVSRLHCESESFKMDLILDVNIQIYPVDLGDKFRLVIASTLYEDGTPDDGEYNPQDDRPSRADQFDYVMYGKVYKIEGDETSTEAATRLSAYVSYGGLLMRLQGDANNLHGFEVDSRVYLLMKKLAF; the protein is encoded by the exons ATGGCTGGGATTCTATTTGAGGACATCTTTGACGTGAAGGATATTGATCCAGATGGCAAAAAGTTTGACAGAG TGTCGCGTCTGCACTGTGAAAGTGAGTCGTTCAAGATGGACCTCATATTGGATGTGAACATCCAGATTTATCCTGTTGATCTAG GGGACAAGTTCCGGCTGGTCATCGCCAGCACGTTATACGAGGACGGAACGCCGGATGACGGGGAGTACAACCCCCAGGATGACCGCCCTTCTAG AGCAGACCAGTTTGACTACGTAATGTATGGAAAGGTTTATAAGATCGAGGGAGACGAGACCTCCACGGAAGCAGCCACACGCCT CTCGGCCTACGTCTCGTACGGCGGGCTCCTGATGAGGCTCCAGGGAGACGCCAACAACCTCCACGGCTTCGAGGTGGACTCCAGGGTCTACCTGCTCATGAAGAAGCTGGCCTTCTAA